From Chloracidobacterium sp. N, the proteins below share one genomic window:
- a CDS encoding ribonuclease Z has protein sequence MSDRLLIALGTSSQVPTRERNHNGYFVRWDDAGLLFDPGEGTQRQMTHFGVAASDITAIFLTHLHGDHCLGLPGVIQRLSLDGVAHPVDLYYPASGAEYVQRLRRASIFTETAVIREHPVDAPGVICETARFRIEAHPLDHTVESWGYRLVEPDTVALLPEKLEALGLRGPVVGQLKRQGFLDLPNGHRLQVAEVGRAKRGGSFALVMDSRPCAGALALAAGVDTLLCEATFLESEAAEAERYGHMTARQAATVAREAGAGLLVLTHFSRRYRQTETFVQEAAAVHPNVIALSDGMTVPLRHTVHPVRSGVANVVRQRS, from the coding sequence GTGTCAGACCGTCTCCTGATTGCCTTGGGCACTTCCAGCCAGGTGCCCACCCGCGAGCGCAACCACAACGGGTATTTTGTCCGGTGGGACGACGCCGGGTTGCTGTTTGACCCCGGCGAGGGCACACAGCGCCAGATGACGCACTTTGGCGTGGCGGCCTCCGACATCACGGCCATCTTTCTGACGCACCTGCACGGCGATCACTGTCTGGGCCTGCCGGGCGTCATCCAACGCCTGTCGCTGGATGGTGTGGCGCATCCCGTGGATTTGTACTACCCGGCGTCAGGTGCGGAGTACGTTCAGCGTCTGCGCCGGGCCTCCATTTTCACGGAGACGGCCGTCATTCGGGAGCATCCGGTTGACGCCCCCGGCGTCATCTGTGAGACGGCGCGCTTCCGCATCGAGGCGCACCCGCTTGACCATACGGTTGAAAGCTGGGGCTATCGTCTGGTGGAGCCGGACACGGTGGCGTTGCTCCCGGAAAAGCTGGAGGCGCTGGGGTTGCGCGGCCCGGTGGTAGGGCAGCTCAAGCGGCAGGGCTTCCTTGACCTGCCGAACGGGCATCGCCTTCAGGTGGCTGAAGTGGGGCGTGCCAAACGTGGCGGTTCGTTTGCGCTCGTGATGGACAGCCGACCCTGTGCCGGTGCCCTTGCCCTGGCAGCCGGAGTGGACACCCTGTTGTGTGAGGCGACCTTTCTGGAAAGTGAAGCGGCCGAAGCCGAACGCTACGGCCACATGACGGCCCGCCAGGCAGCGACGGTGGCCCGCGAAGCCGGAGCGGGGTTGCTCGTTCTCACGCATTTTTCACGGCGCTACCGGCAGACGGAAACCTTTGTGCAGGAAGCCGCAGCCGTTCATCCCAACGTCATTGCCCTGTCGGATGGCATGACCGTTCCGCTGCGCCACACAGTCCATCCGGTGCGCTCTGGCGTGGCAAACGTGGTTCGGCAGAGAAGTTGA
- a CDS encoding glycosyltransferase family 39 protein has product MLPSERPVWRGELVVLAVASIVFLSACVSPPHLMDDVDAAQAQIARTMLATGDWVTPRLNGVAYLEKPPLKYWLIALSFRVFGVSDWAARLPIGLGAVALCWLACRMGGWAFGARAGFHAGLVLATSIGLFLFTRILIADVLLTLSLALAMWSFLRALDPAERHPRRWAMLLALCLAAGFLLKGFIGLVFPLAAMGLYAVCTGQWRQRDFWQRLPPVTLSLLVLGLTSPWFIAATVANPPWFDVALTSEPGKYRGFFWFFVFNEHVLRFLGRRYPRDYNTVPRLWFWCSHLIWFFPWSLFLPGVARLRLTRRPDDRASRMTLLAVLWIGFVMLFFSLSTTQEYYSLPIYPAVAVLLGAALTHDGRFQSVARWLTGGMAALAALAAGALIILNWQTPTPGDIAQALAKSTDVYAVYTLSLGHMGDLTLQSFAYLRLPLALATAAFLTGAVGVALVRAGWVWLPVTVMLTLLLVAARIAMVAFDPYLGSYPLAQALIAAQQHQPGQVVVDNQYYAFSSVFFYADLRHAWLLNGRVTNLEYGSYAPGAPQVFLDDEGFVALWRGAERVYLLVEDVHLPRIETLVGATALHTIAASGGKFLLCNQPKVQQNSASPAYKNQPKVLGYNGPGPSRVGSSMKTNLFFSDAQAA; this is encoded by the coding sequence GTGCTGCCAAGTGAACGTCCGGTGTGGCGCGGCGAGCTGGTGGTGCTGGCTGTGGCGTCCATCGTCTTTTTGAGCGCCTGTGTCTCCCCACCGCATCTGATGGATGATGTGGACGCCGCCCAGGCGCAGATTGCCCGCACGATGCTGGCGACCGGCGACTGGGTGACGCCCCGGCTCAATGGCGTTGCCTACCTGGAAAAACCGCCCCTCAAATACTGGCTCATCGCCCTTTCCTTCCGGGTGTTTGGCGTGTCGGACTGGGCCGCGCGGCTCCCGATTGGGCTGGGCGCGGTGGCGCTGTGCTGGCTCGCCTGCCGTATGGGCGGCTGGGCGTTTGGCGCGCGCGCCGGTTTCCACGCCGGCCTCGTACTGGCCACGAGCATCGGACTGTTTCTCTTTACGCGCATTCTCATTGCCGACGTGCTCCTGACCCTCAGCCTGGCCCTTGCCATGTGGTCATTTTTGCGGGCGCTCGACCCCGCTGAACGCCATCCACGGCGCTGGGCGATGCTGCTGGCCCTGTGCCTGGCCGCCGGGTTTCTGCTCAAAGGCTTCATCGGATTGGTGTTTCCACTGGCGGCCATGGGGTTGTACGCGGTCTGTACCGGGCAGTGGCGGCAGCGTGACTTCTGGCAGCGCCTTCCGCCGGTGACGTTGAGCCTGCTCGTTCTGGGGCTAACGTCCCCCTGGTTCATTGCGGCCACGGTGGCCAACCCGCCTTGGTTTGACGTGGCCCTGACCAGTGAGCCGGGCAAGTACCGTGGGTTCTTCTGGTTTTTCGTCTTCAACGAGCACGTGCTGCGCTTTCTGGGACGCCGCTACCCACGGGATTACAACACCGTACCCCGCCTGTGGTTCTGGTGTTCACACCTGATCTGGTTCTTTCCCTGGAGCCTGTTTCTGCCCGGCGTGGCGCGGCTGCGGTTGACGCGCCGACCGGACGACCGCGCCAGCCGGATGACCCTGCTGGCCGTCCTCTGGATTGGCTTCGTCATGCTGTTTTTTTCGCTCTCGACCACGCAGGAATACTACTCGCTGCCGATATACCCGGCGGTGGCGGTGCTGCTTGGGGCGGCGCTGACCCATGACGGGCGCTTTCAGTCGGTCGCGCGCTGGTTGACAGGCGGCATGGCGGCGCTGGCGGCGCTGGCGGCCGGTGCGCTCATCATCCTCAACTGGCAGACGCCGACACCCGGTGACATTGCCCAGGCGCTGGCCAAAAGCACGGATGTCTATGCCGTGTACACCCTGTCGCTCGGCCACATGGGCGACCTCACGCTTCAGTCGTTTGCCTACCTGCGGCTGCCGCTGGCGCTGGCGACGGCGGCCTTTCTCACCGGAGCCGTGGGGGTGGCCCTGGTCCGGGCCGGCTGGGTCTGGTTGCCGGTGACGGTCATGCTGACCCTGCTTCTCGTGGCCGCCCGCATCGCCATGGTGGCCTTTGACCCCTACCTGGGTTCTTATCCGCTGGCTCAGGCGCTCATTGCGGCCCAGCAGCATCAGCCGGGGCAGGTGGTCGTGGACAATCAATACTATGCCTTCTCATCCGTTTTCTTTTACGCCGACCTGCGCCACGCCTGGCTGCTCAACGGACGGGTGACGAATCTCGAATACGGCTCCTATGCTCCCGGTGCGCCGCAGGTGTTTCTCGACGATGAAGGCTTCGTTGCTCTGTGGCGCGGGGCGGAGCGGGTGTACCTGCTCGTCGAGGATGTTCACCTGCCCCGCATTGAAACGTTGGTTGGAGCGACGGCTTTGCATACGATAGCGGCCAGTGGTGGGAAGTTTTTGCTGTGCAATCAGCCCAAAGTACAGCAAAACTCCGCTTCACCAGCGTACAAAAACCAGCCAAAGGTGCTAGGCTACAACGGCCCTGGCCCAAGCCGTGTTGGTTCTTCGATGAAAACGAATCTTTTTTTCAGCGATGCTCAGGCTGCGTGA
- the hpnI gene encoding bacteriohopanetetrol glucosamine biosynthesis glycosyltransferase HpnI: MRKRPVSWFRLGLQLVLGLAAAGGLAYMLLALWSAATFPRRRPARKRLSGKRQPPVSLLKPLRGAETGLEACLGSFFQLKYPRYELLFAVRTHDDPAVEVVRRLRARFPGVRAQLLVTGEPPYANAKVFSLEALAKAAAYDLLVVTDSDTKVAPDYLDSMALAFAEREIGVVTHPYRGVAGGGDLWSRLEALGMTTEFMAGVVVAERLEGMKFALGPSMAVRRSCLTSIGGFTAMKDYLADDFVLGAWAARAGWKVLLLPQAVEHLATARGFLTSFKHRLRWNRSSRFSRPAGYVGQGFTYGLVWTLLFTAVAPWPLNLAALLAGCLLRGSLALVLAWRLNDPAVKHHLWLIPLQDMLSWASWIGGFLGKTIEWRGERYVLRDGGRFEPLSRPVVLGEMRAAK; the protein is encoded by the coding sequence GTGAGGAAGCGCCCCGTGTCCTGGTTTCGCCTTGGATTGCAATTGGTGTTGGGTTTGGCCGCGGCGGGAGGACTGGCTTACATGCTTCTGGCATTGTGGTCGGCGGCCACATTTCCCCGTCGCCGTCCGGCCCGGAAACGGCTCTCCGGGAAACGGCAACCGCCGGTGTCGTTGCTCAAGCCACTACGTGGCGCTGAAACCGGGCTTGAAGCCTGCCTGGGCAGTTTTTTTCAGTTGAAGTACCCACGGTATGAACTGCTTTTTGCCGTCCGCACGCACGACGACCCGGCCGTGGAGGTCGTCCGTCGCCTGCGCGCCCGTTTTCCGGGAGTGCGCGCCCAACTGCTGGTGACAGGCGAGCCGCCCTACGCCAACGCCAAAGTGTTCAGCCTTGAAGCCCTGGCCAAAGCCGCCGCTTACGACCTGCTGGTGGTGACGGACAGCGACACCAAAGTGGCGCCCGACTATCTCGACAGCATGGCCCTGGCCTTTGCCGAACGCGAGATTGGCGTTGTGACCCATCCCTACCGTGGCGTCGCCGGCGGCGGCGATCTGTGGTCACGGCTCGAAGCCCTGGGCATGACGACCGAGTTCATGGCCGGGGTGGTCGTCGCCGAACGGCTGGAGGGCATGAAGTTTGCCCTGGGCCCTTCGATGGCCGTCCGGCGAAGTTGCCTTACGTCCATCGGTGGGTTTACCGCCATGAAAGACTACCTGGCCGACGATTTTGTGCTGGGTGCGTGGGCGGCGCGCGCCGGCTGGAAAGTGCTGCTGTTGCCCCAGGCCGTCGAACATCTCGCCACGGCGCGGGGCTTTCTGACGAGCTTCAAACATCGCCTGCGCTGGAACCGGAGCAGTCGGTTTTCGCGTCCGGCGGGTTATGTCGGGCAGGGTTTTACCTACGGACTGGTCTGGACGCTGCTGTTTACGGCCGTGGCCCCGTGGCCGCTCAATCTGGCGGCGCTGCTTGCCGGTTGCCTGCTCCGGGGGAGTCTGGCTCTGGTGCTGGCCTGGCGTCTGAACGACCCGGCGGTGAAGCATCACCTGTGGCTGATTCCGCTTCAGGACATGCTGAGTTGGGCGTCCTGGATAGGCGGCTTTCTGGGCAAAACCATCGAGTGGCGTGGCGAGCGTTACGTGCTGCGCGATGGTGGCCGGTTCGAGCCGCTGTCGCGGCCGGTTGTGTTGGGAGAAATGCGTGCTGCCAAGTGA
- a CDS encoding TonB-dependent receptor, whose protein sequence is MHIRYFGFIILLWMGSLTGSLFGQQTSMVVFTITDASSQKPLSGATITLSPRDGASGTRALTRTTDAAGKATFADVPGGTYTLNIEAAGYDTLTDDNYVVEAGVLAEQPIGLSLTGGEIVEIRGDAERPLVEQGSAPADRITPAEVRILPARGRDILTSFPPVPNVIRSNDGRTSIKGARENQSAVLVNGNISNDPATGTFQVEIPLEAVQQAEVFTNPYLPEFGKFTGGVTRIETRPGSNKWTFGINDFFPEPRFRSGQLFGFANVSPRVNVSGPIVRDKAFFAQAFEVIVDKAVVRGLPNPDNEVRKYSFRSFSQFDVFLTDRQTLTTTVNVARRLVRNVGLDFFNPVPVSPNQRTTDLALAATHRYATGAGSTLETQFNYKRIGVETFGKDEGTMVITPVGRLGRFFTTTDRTTERYQLQFSNTMAAFEAMGWHRIKFGFDVNAMRNRGEMTSRPVELRRTNGLLLQRITYANRGDLRADNIEVSGYAQDQWLIRPNLQLDFGLRIETQQAATSINLAPRIALSYSPRGTDDTVLRAGFGLFYDKLPLNALAFRSMPRPIVATFNPDGSLREPARPFVYDLARDPTNDPGRGGDFRIPFNRTLRVEFAQRITKHVLTKLAYLDSRTFNDLFIEPILRPTDGIIRLFNTGRATYRAFESTTDIRFTRDHTLTVSYVRSKTRAQLNDFISYFGDIPNPVIRRDQFGNAAIDAPNRFFARGVFALPWKVKLAPIFEWRDGFPFSVTDENQNFIGQRNADNTRFPRFVALDLAVTKTFKVPEWLKPTLFGKKAGVESASFTVSIFNVTNHFNPRNVFANTGAPQFGTFFAVYRRFYRIDFNVNF, encoded by the coding sequence ATGCACATAAGGTATTTTGGTTTCATCATTCTGCTGTGGATGGGGTCATTGACCGGCAGCCTGTTCGGACAACAGACGAGCATGGTCGTCTTCACCATCACGGACGCCAGCTCCCAGAAGCCTCTGTCCGGCGCCACCATCACCCTTTCCCCCAGGGACGGGGCATCCGGCACGCGCGCGCTCACCCGGACGACGGACGCCGCCGGAAAAGCGACCTTTGCCGACGTGCCCGGCGGGACCTACACCCTGAACATCGAAGCCGCCGGCTACGACACCCTGACCGACGACAACTATGTGGTCGAAGCGGGGGTTCTCGCCGAACAGCCGATTGGACTGAGCCTGACCGGTGGCGAAATCGTGGAGATTCGCGGCGACGCCGAACGGCCGCTGGTCGAACAGGGGAGCGCCCCGGCTGACCGGATCACACCGGCCGAAGTGCGCATCCTGCCGGCGCGGGGGCGCGACATCCTCACCTCGTTTCCGCCCGTGCCGAACGTCATCCGCTCCAACGACGGGCGCACCAGCATCAAGGGCGCACGGGAAAACCAGAGCGCGGTGCTCGTCAACGGCAACATCAGCAATGACCCGGCGACGGGAACATTTCAGGTCGAGATTCCGCTTGAAGCCGTCCAGCAGGCCGAGGTGTTCACCAACCCCTACCTGCCGGAGTTTGGCAAATTCACCGGCGGCGTCACGCGCATCGAGACCCGGCCGGGCAGCAACAAATGGACCTTTGGCATCAACGATTTCTTCCCCGAACCGCGCTTTCGGAGCGGCCAGTTGTTTGGTTTTGCCAATGTCTCGCCCCGGGTGAATGTCTCCGGCCCCATCGTCCGCGACAAGGCTTTCTTCGCCCAGGCGTTTGAAGTCATCGTGGACAAGGCCGTGGTGCGTGGGCTGCCCAATCCCGATAACGAAGTCCGCAAGTATTCCTTCCGCAGTTTCAGCCAGTTTGATGTGTTTTTGACGGACCGCCAGACCCTGACGACGACGGTCAATGTCGCCCGGCGGCTGGTACGCAACGTCGGACTGGACTTCTTCAACCCCGTACCGGTGTCGCCCAACCAGCGGACGACCGACCTGGCCCTGGCAGCAACGCACCGCTACGCCACCGGGGCCGGTTCGACGCTCGAAACGCAGTTCAACTACAAGCGGATTGGCGTCGAAACCTTTGGCAAGGACGAGGGCACCATGGTGATCACACCCGTCGGGCGGCTGGGCCGTTTCTTTACGACGACCGACCGCACGACGGAACGCTACCAATTGCAGTTCTCCAACACCATGGCGGCATTCGAGGCCATGGGCTGGCACCGCATCAAGTTTGGCTTCGATGTCAACGCCATGCGCAACCGGGGGGAGATGACCAGCCGACCGGTTGAACTGCGCCGCACGAACGGTCTTCTGCTGCAACGCATCACCTATGCCAACCGGGGCGACCTGCGCGCCGACAACATCGAAGTTTCCGGCTACGCGCAGGATCAGTGGCTCATCCGCCCCAATCTCCAGCTTGACTTCGGGCTGCGCATCGAGACCCAGCAGGCCGCCACGAGCATCAACCTGGCCCCGCGCATTGCCCTGTCCTATTCACCACGGGGCACGGATGACACCGTGCTGCGGGCCGGTTTCGGGCTGTTTTACGACAAACTCCCCCTCAACGCCCTGGCCTTTCGGAGCATGCCGCGGCCCATTGTCGCCACCTTCAACCCGGACGGTAGCCTGCGCGAGCCGGCGCGCCCCTTCGTCTATGACCTGGCGCGCGACCCGACGAACGATCCCGGTCGCGGCGGCGACTTCCGCATTCCCTTCAACCGGACGCTTCGGGTGGAATTTGCGCAGCGCATCACGAAGCACGTCCTGACCAAGCTGGCCTACCTCGACAGCCGGACGTTCAATGATTTGTTCATCGAACCCATCCTCCGCCCGACGGACGGCATTATCCGGCTGTTCAACACCGGGCGGGCTACCTACCGGGCCTTTGAGTCCACGACCGACATCCGCTTCACGCGCGACCACACGCTTACGGTTTCCTACGTCCGCAGCAAGACGCGGGCGCAGCTCAACGACTTCATCAGCTACTTTGGCGACATTCCCAATCCGGTCATTCGTCGCGATCAGTTCGGCAATGCCGCGATTGACGCACCCAACCGCTTTTTTGCCCGTGGGGTGTTTGCCCTGCCGTGGAAGGTCAAGCTGGCACCCATTTTCGAGTGGCGGGACGGCTTCCCGTTCAGCGTCACCGACGAAAATCAGAACTTCATCGGGCAGCGCAATGCGGACAACACCCGTTTCCCGCGTTTTGTGGCGCTTGATCTGGCTGTGACCAAAACCTTCAAGGTGCCGGAATGGCTCAAGCCGACGCTTTTTGGCAAAAAGGCTGGCGTCGAATCGGCCAGCTTTACGGTCAGCATTTTCAACGTGACCAATCACTTCAATCCGCGCAATGTCTTTGCCAACACGGGTGCGCCCCAGTTCGGCACCTTTTTTGCCGTTTACCGGCGCTTCTACCGGATTGATTTCAATGTCAACTTCTAG
- a CDS encoding nucleotidyltransferase domain-containing protein encodes MDDIISTAKSIITEEVARAGYQVVRILLFGSRARGDARPDSDWDFFVITDREPLREEKQTIVATLSLRFAALGFYADVILQAEALVQARKANTGFLAYYVLKEGLPI; translated from the coding sequence ATGGATGACATCATCAGCACAGCCAAATCCATTATCACCGAGGAAGTCGCGCGGGCCGGATACCAGGTGGTGCGCATTCTGCTTTTTGGAAGCCGCGCACGCGGCGATGCCCGTCCTGATAGTGACTGGGACTTTTTTGTTATCACCGACCGGGAACCCCTGCGGGAAGAAAAACAGACTATTGTCGCAACGCTCAGCCTTCGGTTTGCCGCACTTGGCTTCTATGCGGATGTTATTCTTCAAGCGGAAGCCTTGGTACAGGCCCGCAAGGCAAATACTGGCTTTCTCGCGTACTACGTGCTCAAAGAGGGACTGCCGATATGA
- a CDS encoding NAD-dependent epimerase/dehydratase family protein has translation MPAPVCLVTGSSGLIGSEVVEYFHRRGFVVHGIDNNQRAVFFGPAGDTRWNQQRLMATLAHFHHHELDIRDRAGVAALIAELRPNVIIHTAAQPSHDLAARVPFDDFDVNAVGTLNLLEAARQHCPESPFIHMSTNKVYGDGPNHIPLVELETRWDYADPAYAHGIPETFSIDHTLHSLFGASKVAADVLVQEYGRYFGMPTVCLRGGCLTGPNHAGVELHGFLSYLIKCNLEEREYKIYGYKGKQVRDNIHAEDVAAFMFAFYEHPRAGAVYNLGGGRENACSILEAFQMVEALTGKPQRYSYVDQARIGDHICYYSDLRKMKADYPGWNIEHSLADIFADIVKAWEIRLKANL, from the coding sequence GTGCCTGCTCCGGTTTGCCTGGTCACCGGCTCTTCGGGACTGATCGGTTCGGAAGTCGTCGAGTACTTTCACCGCCGTGGCTTTGTGGTGCACGGCATTGACAACAACCAGCGCGCCGTATTTTTCGGCCCGGCCGGCGACACCCGCTGGAACCAGCAGCGGTTGATGGCGACGCTGGCGCACTTTCATCACCACGAGCTGGACATCCGCGACCGGGCCGGTGTCGCGGCTCTGATTGCTGAGTTGCGCCCCAACGTCATTATCCACACGGCGGCGCAGCCCTCCCACGACCTGGCGGCGCGGGTGCCCTTTGATGACTTCGACGTGAACGCCGTCGGGACGCTCAACCTGCTCGAAGCAGCACGGCAGCACTGCCCGGAGTCGCCTTTCATCCACATGTCCACCAACAAGGTCTATGGCGATGGGCCGAACCATATCCCGCTGGTCGAACTTGAAACCCGGTGGGACTACGCCGACCCGGCCTACGCCCATGGCATTCCCGAAACGTTTTCCATTGACCACACGTTGCACTCGCTGTTTGGAGCCTCGAAGGTGGCGGCCGATGTGCTGGTGCAGGAATACGGACGCTATTTCGGTATGCCGACGGTCTGCCTGCGTGGTGGCTGCCTGACCGGCCCCAATCACGCCGGCGTCGAACTGCACGGGTTTCTGAGCTACCTCATCAAGTGCAACCTGGAAGAACGGGAATACAAAATCTACGGCTACAAGGGCAAGCAGGTGCGCGACAACATCCACGCCGAAGATGTCGCGGCTTTTATGTTTGCCTTTTACGAGCACCCACGGGCCGGGGCGGTCTATAACCTGGGCGGGGGCAGAGAAAATGCCTGCTCAATTCTGGAAGCCTTCCAGATGGTTGAGGCGCTGACCGGCAAGCCGCAGCGGTACAGCTATGTTGACCAGGCGCGCATTGGCGATCACATCTGCTACTACAGCGATCTGCGGAAGATGAAAGCCGATTATCCGGGCTGGAACATTGAGCATTCACTCGCGGATATTTTCGCCGACATTGTCAAGGCCTGGGAAATACGACTCAAAGCCAACCTGTGA